From the genome of Stigmatella aurantiaca, one region includes:
- a CDS encoding OPT family oligopeptide transporter produces MASSPSPSPASAPAEPTPASLTVLRIPGATPEEADAYWLREVYQGDRLPQLTLRAVLLGSGLGAIMCATNLYAGLKVGPSFGVAVTAGLLAFATHGALRRLAPRLAGGPLSPLELCCAQAVASAAGYATGGALVSVQGAYLLTTGHHPPAWVLLPWTFVLSALGVLFAVPFKRQFVDREQLPFPTGTAAAVTVRSLHATGREARPRLRALGLGGLVSGAVTLGRDALERIPYALAFPGALGGVPLERLGFALETSLLPVGAGALLGLRITASLCLGALLMHGLVGPRLFASGLLPAGGGLQDLLTWSLWPGAAALTTSSLLRFALQARALKRAWQGLLSLRASAPRPVDALQVPRRWLVGGIAVLAPAAVWLAFTGFGVPVPHAALAVALSFFLCLISCRVTGETDATPVGSLGQVTQLTYGALLPRNVVANLVTAGITVNTASSAADLLSDLKTGHLLGANPRRQFLAQLLGTGVGAVAAVPLFYLLVPDRSALGGLHFPAAAAFTTASLSEVLSSGVSGLSLDLRLAGAWAALGAAVLTLAEHLLPERARRWVPSPLGLGLACLLPASTSFGLFLGGLAAEAVRRLRPSAVEGRVLPLAAGLIAGEGLVGVAIVGLQSF; encoded by the coding sequence ATGGCCTCCTCGCCGTCTCCCTCCCCCGCGTCCGCCCCCGCGGAGCCCACTCCCGCGTCGCTGACGGTGCTGCGCATTCCCGGGGCCACGCCGGAGGAGGCGGACGCGTACTGGCTCCGGGAGGTGTACCAGGGGGACCGCCTGCCGCAGCTCACCCTGCGCGCGGTGCTGCTGGGCAGCGGGCTGGGCGCCATCATGTGCGCCACCAACCTGTACGCGGGCCTGAAGGTGGGGCCCTCCTTCGGGGTGGCCGTCACCGCGGGGCTGCTGGCGTTCGCGACGCACGGCGCCCTGCGCAGGCTCGCCCCCCGGCTCGCGGGAGGGCCGCTCTCCCCGCTGGAGCTGTGCTGCGCCCAGGCGGTGGCCTCCGCCGCGGGCTATGCCACCGGGGGCGCCCTGGTGTCCGTGCAGGGCGCGTACCTGCTCACCACCGGCCACCACCCGCCCGCGTGGGTGCTGTTGCCGTGGACGTTCGTGCTGTCCGCGCTGGGCGTCCTCTTCGCCGTGCCCTTCAAGCGCCAGTTCGTGGACCGGGAGCAACTGCCCTTCCCCACGGGCACCGCCGCCGCCGTCACCGTGCGCTCGCTGCACGCCACGGGGCGCGAGGCGCGGCCCCGCCTGCGCGCGCTGGGCCTGGGTGGGCTGGTGTCGGGCGCCGTCACGCTGGGGCGCGATGCGCTGGAGCGCATTCCGTATGCCCTGGCCTTCCCGGGCGCCCTGGGGGGCGTGCCCCTGGAGCGGCTGGGCTTCGCGCTGGAGACGAGCCTCTTGCCCGTAGGGGCGGGGGCCCTGCTGGGGCTGCGCATCACCGCCTCGCTGTGCCTGGGGGCGCTGCTCATGCATGGGCTCGTGGGGCCGCGCTTGTTCGCCTCGGGCCTCCTTCCCGCCGGGGGCGGCCTGCAAGACTTGCTCACCTGGAGCCTCTGGCCGGGCGCCGCAGCGCTCACCACGAGTTCGCTGTTGCGCTTTGCCCTTCAGGCCCGGGCGCTAAAGCGGGCGTGGCAGGGATTGCTGTCGCTCCGGGCCTCGGCGCCGCGGCCGGTGGATGCCTTGCAGGTACCCCGCCGCTGGCTGGTGGGCGGCATCGCCGTGCTCGCGCCTGCCGCCGTGTGGCTGGCCTTCACGGGGTTTGGCGTTCCGGTGCCCCATGCCGCGCTCGCGGTGGCGCTCTCCTTCTTCCTGTGCCTCATCTCGTGCCGGGTGACGGGTGAGACGGATGCCACCCCGGTGGGCTCATTGGGGCAGGTAACCCAGCTCACCTATGGCGCCCTGCTGCCGCGCAACGTCGTGGCCAATTTGGTGACCGCGGGCATCACCGTCAACACCGCCTCCTCCGCGGCGGACCTGCTGAGTGATCTCAAGACGGGGCATCTGCTGGGGGCGAATCCCCGGCGCCAATTCCTCGCACAACTGCTGGGCACGGGCGTGGGCGCCGTGGCCGCCGTGCCCCTGTTCTACTTGCTCGTGCCGGATCGCTCCGCGCTGGGAGGCCTGCACTTCCCCGCCGCCGCCGCCTTCACCACCGCGAGCCTGTCCGAGGTGCTCTCCTCGGGCGTGAGCGGCCTGTCCCTGGACTTGCGCCTGGCCGGAGCATGGGCGGCGTTGGGCGCGGCGGTGCTCACGCTCGCGGAGCACCTGCTTCCGGAGCGCGCCCGGCGCTGGGTGCCTTCCCCGCTGGGCCTGGGGCTGGCGTGCCTGCTGCCCGCCTCGACCTCGTTCGGACTCTTCCTGGGAGGACTGGCCGCGGAGGCCGTCCGTCGCCTGCGGCCCTCCGCCGTGGAGGGCCGCGTGCTGCCCCTCGCCGCGGGGCTCATCGCCGGAGAAGGGCTCGTCGGCGTGGCCATCGTGGGGCTGCAGTCGTTCTGA
- a CDS encoding ADYC domain-containing protein: MNRKDTTHWLNRVLLTAMGGLMAAAPQALAEGNVPDQGRRLQGTARERFERASIALSTARLNNVLLSGVALDHGEFRAQGMAGAAFINVNFSQTIDNEVVKFRITGAQRHLNRYLPSNPTPSAMVWEYKVEYSSPSLGNGPLCPGAEADQWAVAVPGVWNGGNYSAIHERFGFACLPRTTAPTVGGVAAKCVELGYTPWPSNDPRLDGSSLLLSEGDALRHHVTCTALASADYCGEARPNTLSGTPITVYHSGNVPTETGHYGEVRIAGGPVRQDYYFESAWALVDVGTGQPVTSSVLPSRVRAQAVCLTKKRWSTLPLNGTCQSNQDADWANDRLPDPRKYHPKPVHYCEDYTREELIQKGAILFSYSKFLDAALYRFKHKTTNQYLTTSQIIILPHPNPTNSNAHFKTLYQPDPSVFADAGNYELANTGLPDSYEGPLFKPNTPSHLFASSPVSTVQRHHALGGFPPMLYDQFLTSLDNTSVTMPWGYALDAIEGYAYNGASPQVPVLPFMLYRNAAGDNLSTRHANLVPQGVGFGAGTVMTHLRPLEYYAAPVPY; encoded by the coding sequence ATGAATCGCAAGGACACGACGCATTGGTTGAACCGGGTGCTGCTCACCGCCATGGGCGGGCTCATGGCGGCGGCGCCCCAAGCCCTGGCCGAGGGCAACGTTCCCGACCAGGGGCGGCGGCTGCAGGGCACCGCGCGCGAGCGGTTCGAGCGGGCCAGCATTGCCCTGTCCACGGCCCGGTTGAACAACGTTCTGCTGAGCGGGGTGGCGCTCGACCACGGGGAGTTCCGGGCCCAGGGCATGGCAGGCGCTGCCTTCATCAACGTGAACTTCTCCCAGACGATCGACAATGAGGTGGTGAAGTTCCGCATCACCGGCGCCCAGCGGCACCTGAACCGGTACCTGCCCAGCAACCCCACGCCTTCCGCCATGGTGTGGGAATACAAGGTGGAGTATTCCTCGCCCAGCCTGGGCAATGGCCCGCTGTGCCCGGGAGCGGAGGCGGATCAATGGGCCGTGGCCGTTCCCGGCGTCTGGAATGGCGGCAACTACAGCGCCATCCATGAGCGCTTTGGCTTCGCGTGTCTGCCCCGGACGACGGCGCCGACCGTGGGAGGTGTGGCCGCCAAGTGCGTGGAGCTGGGCTATACGCCCTGGCCGAGCAATGATCCCCGGCTCGACGGCAGCTCGCTGCTGCTCTCCGAGGGGGACGCGCTGCGCCACCATGTGACGTGCACCGCCCTGGCCTCCGCGGACTACTGCGGCGAGGCCCGGCCCAACACCCTCAGTGGGACGCCCATCACCGTCTACCACTCGGGAAACGTGCCGACCGAGACAGGGCACTACGGAGAGGTCCGCATCGCCGGAGGCCCCGTGCGTCAGGACTATTACTTCGAGTCCGCCTGGGCGCTCGTGGATGTGGGCACGGGCCAGCCCGTGACGTCCTCGGTGCTCCCCTCGCGCGTCCGGGCCCAGGCGGTGTGTCTGACCAAGAAGCGCTGGTCCACCCTGCCCCTCAACGGCACCTGCCAGTCCAATCAGGACGCTGACTGGGCAAACGACCGCCTGCCGGACCCCCGGAAGTATCATCCCAAACCCGTCCACTACTGTGAGGACTACACCCGGGAGGAGTTGATCCAGAAGGGCGCCATCCTGTTCTCCTATTCCAAATTCCTGGATGCCGCGCTCTACCGGTTCAAGCACAAGACCACGAACCAGTATCTCACCACGTCGCAAATCATCATCCTGCCGCACCCCAATCCCACCAACTCCAACGCCCACTTCAAGACCCTCTACCAGCCGGATCCTTCCGTCTTTGCCGATGCGGGCAACTACGAGCTTGCCAACACGGGGCTGCCCGACAGCTACGAGGGGCCGCTGTTCAAGCCCAACACCCCTTCTCACCTTTTCGCGAGCTCGCCGGTGAGCACCGTGCAGCGCCACCACGCGCTGGGGGGCTTTCCTCCGATGCTCTATGATCAATTCCTGACCAGCCTGGACAACACCAGTGTCACGATGCCTTGGGGCTATGCCCTGGATGCCATCGAGGGGTATGCCTATAACGGTGCATCCCCCCAGGTGCCGGTGCTCCCATTCATGCTGTATCGGAACGCAGCAGGCGATAACCTGTCGACCCGCCACGCCAACCTCGTCCCGCAGGGTGTTGGCTTTGGCGCTGGCACGGTCATGACCCACCTTCGCCCGCTGGAGTACTACGCCGCGCCGGTGCCTTACTAA
- a CDS encoding bifunctional serine/threonine-protein kinase/formylglycine-generating enzyme family protein produces the protein MSTWEPPPSFEEYRLIRLLGQGAMGQVYLAQDTLLDRPVAVKFLSGVAPDEGQRERFRTEARAVARLQHPNIVSIHRVGEVLRRPYLISEFIRGQSLDTLPWPVPWERAREIGTGLTRGLAAAHRRGVLHRDIKPANAMLTEDGEVKLLDFGLAKFLDAALEPSGAARAQAPPALAPEGLSGDATLPPGHAAPLPEAFLEGAHLPPPAPQPGQSPALTLTGAWVGTPRYMAPELWRGEPATPRSDVYSLGALLYELCVGRAPLQGLGLPELQVAVQQPVPPVAAQVPGIEPRFAALIDRCLSPQPAQRFASAEELREALESLGEEARGVQSPEARPYPGLHAFSPGERQVFFGRGAEVRALLDRLRAEPFLLVAGDSGVGKSSLCHAGLLPRVTEGALGRAWQVLTLVPGRRPLAALAATLAPHLGSPEAQVQEELRTGPLALARRLRALAHQQNLLLFVDPLEELLTLSEPEEAALVSELLGSLAEGIPGVRLLATVRGDFLTRLAALPRLGDGISGALFLLRPLSEAGLREAITEPARAQGVTFESEALVESLMAAGRTEGGLPLLQFALSELWEARDLERRVIPAAALEALGGVSGALARHADGVLHRLLPAQQKTARHLLLRLVTPEGTRARRPRAELLGHGTAQEEAREVLEALVRGRLLVAREAEGEPTYEVAHEALLTGWDQLRGWLAGNAERRAALQRLERAAAEWHRLGRVPDALWGARLLAEVEPLGLEALEPREAAFLAASRRAVRRRRWLRVGAVLALPLVAAGLYGGNLLLLRLKTDQEVKAHVATAQRVLAWARSQNVAVEALRAQAFAAFDRRQFAEAEALWAQVIRLTGEMHARGYDLARQEFEKAVLRDPRRRDTRSLLAGTLYERLVLAERDHQASLGNQLAYQLELYDEEGAYRRRLQAPARVALDTVPSGATVSVQRYADEGGRRTLSAEQPLGTAPLAPVPLEPGSYRLVFRLPGRPPVLYPLRVERGEMLHLRIPVPSTVPEGYVYLPPGRFLFGSHDEELVRRNFLQAQPVHPLSTGGFLMARHEVTYGGWLEFLRALPPAERAQRLPQAASIGGSSSVGLQELPEGAWQFTFRLREHAYVAREGQPMTYLERTHRSEQDWLRFPVSGISWEDARAYAAWLGQSGRLPGARLCDVYEWERAARGADTRIYPHGDVLEPDDANFDITYGQKTLAFGPDMVGSHPASDSPFGIADLAGNVWEWNTVAAEPTVALYSGGSFYQSLVAARSSNHARGEPAQRTPHVGLRICAPPPVPDPPPG, from the coding sequence GTGTCCACCTGGGAGCCCCCTCCGTCCTTCGAGGAGTACCGGCTCATCCGCCTGCTGGGGCAGGGGGCCATGGGGCAGGTGTACCTGGCGCAGGACACACTCCTGGACCGCCCCGTCGCCGTGAAGTTCCTCTCGGGCGTGGCCCCGGACGAGGGCCAGCGGGAGCGCTTCCGCACCGAGGCCCGCGCGGTGGCCCGGCTGCAGCACCCCAACATCGTCTCCATCCACCGGGTGGGCGAGGTGCTGCGCCGCCCCTACCTCATCTCGGAGTTCATCCGGGGCCAGAGCCTCGACACCCTCCCCTGGCCCGTCCCCTGGGAGCGCGCGCGTGAGATTGGCACCGGCCTGACCCGGGGGCTGGCGGCGGCCCACCGGCGCGGCGTGCTGCACCGGGACATCAAGCCCGCCAACGCCATGCTCACCGAGGACGGCGAGGTGAAGCTGCTGGACTTCGGCCTCGCCAAGTTCCTGGATGCGGCCCTGGAGCCCTCCGGGGCGGCACGCGCTCAGGCCCCGCCCGCCCTTGCCCCCGAGGGCCTGTCCGGAGACGCCACGCTGCCCCCGGGGCATGCCGCGCCCCTGCCCGAGGCGTTTCTGGAGGGTGCCCATCTGCCCCCCCCGGCCCCGCAGCCCGGGCAGTCCCCGGCGCTGACCCTCACGGGGGCCTGGGTGGGGACGCCCCGCTACATGGCGCCAGAGCTCTGGCGTGGCGAGCCGGCGACGCCCCGCAGCGACGTGTACTCGCTGGGCGCGCTCCTCTATGAGCTGTGCGTGGGCCGGGCCCCCCTGCAGGGCCTGGGGCTCCCCGAGCTTCAGGTGGCCGTGCAGCAGCCCGTTCCCCCCGTGGCCGCCCAGGTGCCCGGCATCGAGCCGCGCTTCGCGGCGCTCATCGACCGCTGCCTCTCGCCCCAGCCCGCCCAGCGCTTCGCCTCGGCGGAGGAGCTGCGCGAGGCGCTGGAGTCCCTGGGCGAGGAGGCGCGCGGCGTGCAGTCCCCGGAGGCCCGGCCCTACCCGGGCCTCCATGCCTTCTCCCCCGGCGAGCGGCAGGTGTTCTTTGGCCGGGGGGCGGAGGTGCGCGCGCTGCTGGACCGCCTGCGCGCGGAGCCCTTCCTCCTGGTGGCGGGGGACTCCGGGGTGGGCAAGTCCTCGCTCTGCCACGCCGGGCTCCTGCCCCGCGTCACCGAGGGGGCCCTGGGGAGGGCCTGGCAGGTGCTCACGCTGGTCCCGGGGCGGCGCCCGCTCGCGGCGCTGGCCGCCACGCTCGCCCCGCACCTGGGCAGCCCCGAGGCGCAGGTGCAGGAGGAGCTGCGCACGGGCCCCCTCGCGCTGGCGCGGCGGCTCCGGGCCCTGGCCCACCAGCAGAACCTCCTGCTCTTCGTGGACCCGCTCGAGGAGCTGCTCACCCTGTCCGAGCCCGAGGAGGCCGCCCTGGTGAGCGAGCTGCTGGGGAGCCTGGCCGAGGGCATCCCCGGCGTCCGGCTGCTGGCCACCGTGCGGGGGGACTTCCTCACCCGGCTGGCGGCCCTGCCCCGCCTGGGAGATGGAATTTCCGGCGCGCTCTTCCTCCTGCGGCCCCTGTCGGAGGCCGGGCTCCGGGAGGCCATCACCGAGCCAGCCCGCGCCCAGGGCGTCACCTTCGAATCGGAGGCCCTCGTCGAGTCCCTGATGGCGGCCGGGCGCACCGAGGGGGGGCTGCCCCTGCTCCAGTTCGCCCTGTCCGAGCTGTGGGAGGCGCGCGACTTGGAGCGCCGCGTCATCCCCGCCGCCGCCCTGGAGGCGCTGGGGGGCGTGTCCGGGGCGCTGGCGCGGCATGCCGATGGCGTGCTCCACCGGCTGCTGCCCGCGCAGCAGAAGACCGCACGGCACCTGCTCCTGAGGCTCGTCACCCCCGAGGGCACCCGGGCCCGGCGCCCCCGCGCGGAGCTGCTGGGCCACGGCACGGCCCAGGAGGAGGCCCGGGAGGTGCTCGAGGCGCTCGTCCGGGGGCGGCTCCTGGTCGCGCGCGAGGCGGAAGGGGAGCCCACGTACGAGGTGGCCCACGAGGCGCTGCTCACGGGCTGGGACCAGCTCCGGGGCTGGCTCGCGGGCAATGCCGAGCGCCGGGCGGCCCTCCAGCGCCTGGAGCGGGCCGCGGCGGAGTGGCACCGCCTGGGCCGCGTCCCCGACGCCCTGTGGGGGGCCCGGCTCCTCGCCGAGGTGGAGCCCCTGGGCCTGGAGGCGCTGGAGCCCCGGGAGGCCGCCTTCCTCGCCGCCTCCCGCCGGGCGGTGCGCCGGCGCCGGTGGCTGCGCGTGGGGGCCGTGCTCGCCCTGCCCCTGGTGGCCGCGGGCCTCTACGGCGGCAACCTGCTGCTCCTGCGCCTGAAGACGGACCAGGAGGTGAAGGCGCACGTGGCGACCGCGCAGCGCGTGCTCGCGTGGGCGCGATCGCAGAACGTCGCCGTCGAGGCGCTCCGGGCGCAGGCCTTCGCCGCCTTCGACCGCCGCCAGTTCGCGGAGGCCGAGGCCCTGTGGGCCCAGGTCATCCGGCTCACGGGCGAGATGCACGCGCGGGGCTATGATTTGGCGCGCCAGGAGTTCGAGAAGGCCGTCCTGAGGGACCCCCGGCGCCGCGACACGCGCTCCCTGCTCGCGGGGACCCTCTACGAGCGCCTGGTGCTGGCGGAGCGCGACCACCAGGCGTCCCTCGGGAACCAGCTGGCCTACCAGCTCGAGCTGTATGACGAGGAAGGCGCGTACCGCCGCCGCCTCCAGGCACCGGCCCGGGTGGCCCTCGACACGGTGCCCTCGGGCGCCACGGTCTCGGTGCAGCGCTATGCGGACGAAGGCGGACGGCGCACGCTCTCCGCCGAGCAGCCCCTGGGCACGGCGCCCCTGGCCCCCGTCCCGCTGGAGCCCGGCTCGTACCGCCTCGTCTTCCGCCTGCCCGGCCGGCCGCCGGTGCTCTACCCGCTGCGCGTGGAGCGGGGGGAGATGCTGCACCTGCGCATCCCCGTGCCCAGCACCGTCCCCGAAGGGTACGTCTACCTCCCCCCGGGCCGCTTCCTCTTCGGAAGCCACGACGAGGAGCTGGTGCGGCGCAACTTCCTCCAGGCGCAGCCGGTCCACCCGCTCTCCACGGGGGGCTTCCTCATGGCACGCCACGAGGTGACCTATGGCGGCTGGCTCGAGTTCCTGCGCGCCCTGCCCCCCGCGGAGCGGGCCCAGCGCCTGCCCCAGGCGGCCAGCATCGGTGGCAGCTCGTCCGTCGGCCTCCAGGAGCTGCCGGAAGGGGCCTGGCAGTTCACCTTCCGCCTGCGGGAGCACGCCTACGTGGCGCGGGAGGGGCAGCCGATGACGTACCTGGAGCGCACCCACCGCTCCGAGCAGGACTGGCTGCGCTTCCCCGTGTCCGGCATCTCCTGGGAGGATGCCCGCGCCTACGCGGCCTGGCTGGGCCAGTCCGGCCGCCTGCCCGGCGCGCGGCTGTGCGACGTGTACGAGTGGGAGCGGGCCGCCCGGGGCGCCGACACGCGCATCTACCCCCATGGGGATGTGCTGGAGCCGGACGACGCCAACTTCGACATCACCTACGGGCAGAAGACGCTCGCCTTCGGGCCGGACATGGTGGGCAGCCATCCGGCCTCCGACAGCCCTTTTGGCATCGCCGATTTGGCAGGCAACGTGTGGGAGTGGAACACCGTCGCCGCCGAGCCCACGGTGGCCCTCTACTCGGGGGGCAGCTTCTACCAGAGCCTCGTGGCCGCTCGGAGCAGCAACCACGCCCGGGGCGAGCCCGCGCAGCGCACACCGCATGTCGGCCTGCGCATCTGTGCGCCGCCCCCCGTGCCGGACCCGCCCCCGGGGTGA
- a CDS encoding sigma 54-interacting transcriptional regulator, with protein MRGEDQTWSHDQVRMGERSGQFRLLVVDGTTSALVDLPPQGILLVGRAPEADIPLTDRSASRRHARLFVEQGGVRVADLESHNGVRVNGQAVSQVHPLQPGDVVSLGEVQLVLYAGAGGAARSPASGGGSLAQAEELVLGERVIVVADPALHRLYGLIRRLAASELPVLILGETGAGKENAAFSLHHWSRRTAKPFVAINCATIAESLAESELFGHEKGAFTGASAPKLGLLETAQGGTVFLDEVGELPLASQAKLLRALETRRILRVGGTQEREIDIRIVAATHRHLEKEVEAGRFRKDLFFRLGAASVVLPPLRDRPAEVGVLARRFLAEAWGAQARPPPALSAACLEALSRYDWPGNVRELKNAMGYVAATVAEETVEPAHLPERILAALQAPARPGVAPAVPPSPVSGPAEGSAPSAPGPRFAPLAEELRTLERERMAEALRATGGVKVRAAELLGMPLRTFTLKCKQYGL; from the coding sequence ATGCGCGGTGAGGATCAAACGTGGAGCCATGACCAGGTGCGCATGGGCGAGCGTTCCGGCCAGTTCCGCCTGCTCGTGGTGGATGGGACCACGTCGGCCCTGGTGGACCTTCCCCCGCAGGGCATCCTGCTCGTCGGCCGGGCACCCGAGGCGGACATCCCCCTGACGGACCGCTCCGCCTCCCGCCGCCACGCCCGCCTCTTCGTCGAGCAGGGCGGGGTGCGCGTGGCGGACCTGGAGAGCCACAACGGGGTGCGCGTCAACGGCCAGGCCGTGTCGCAGGTCCACCCCCTTCAGCCCGGTGACGTGGTGTCCTTGGGGGAAGTGCAGCTCGTGCTCTACGCCGGGGCCGGGGGCGCGGCACGGTCCCCCGCCTCGGGCGGGGGGAGCCTGGCGCAGGCCGAGGAGCTGGTCCTGGGCGAGCGCGTCATCGTGGTGGCCGACCCCGCGCTCCATCGCCTGTATGGGCTCATCCGCAGGCTCGCCGCCAGTGAGCTGCCCGTGCTCATCCTGGGCGAGACGGGCGCTGGCAAGGAGAATGCCGCCTTCTCCCTGCACCACTGGTCCCGGCGCACCGCCAAGCCCTTCGTGGCCATCAACTGCGCCACCATCGCCGAGTCCCTGGCCGAGAGTGAGCTGTTCGGCCACGAGAAGGGGGCCTTCACCGGCGCCTCCGCCCCCAAGCTGGGCCTGCTGGAGACCGCCCAGGGGGGCACGGTGTTCCTGGACGAGGTGGGGGAGCTGCCCCTGGCCTCCCAGGCCAAGCTGCTCCGGGCCCTGGAGACGCGGCGCATCCTCCGGGTGGGCGGCACCCAGGAGCGGGAGATCGACATCCGGATTGTCGCGGCCACCCACCGCCACCTGGAGAAGGAGGTGGAGGCAGGGCGCTTCCGCAAGGACCTCTTCTTCCGCCTGGGGGCGGCCAGCGTGGTGCTCCCGCCCCTGAGAGACAGGCCCGCGGAGGTGGGGGTGCTCGCCCGGCGGTTCCTCGCCGAGGCCTGGGGCGCCCAGGCACGGCCCCCGCCGGCCCTGTCCGCGGCCTGCCTGGAGGCGCTGAGCCGCTATGACTGGCCGGGCAATGTGCGCGAGCTGAAGAACGCCATGGGCTACGTGGCGGCCACGGTGGCCGAGGAGACGGTGGAGCCCGCGCACCTGCCCGAGCGCATCCTCGCCGCGCTCCAGGCCCCTGCCCGCCCCGGGGTCGCCCCCGCCGTGCCGCCCTCGCCGGTGTCCGGCCCCGCCGAGGGGTCCGCCCCTTCCGCCCCGGGCCCCCGCTTTGCCCCCCTGGCCGAGGAGCTGCGCACGCTGGAGCGGGAGCGCATGGCCGAGGCCTTGCGTGCCACGGGCGGGGTGAAGGTGCGTGCCGCCGAGCTGCTCGGCATGCCCCTGCGGACCTTCACCCTCAAGTGCAAGCAGTACGGCCTCTAA
- a CDS encoding RNA polymerase sigma factor, with protein sequence MHRVELASCNLKPLETASDCLGVQEYDTVVRAHVSELHAVALRLCQNPADARDLVQDTLERGLRHLDRYTPGTDARAWLMTIQRRLFIDRCRAKAQHLKRDIPMERVEERLCATGQEALPGWAAISLDELRAALSHLPETFRAIYQLHALEGCSYIEIAQKLGIPKATVGTRLIRARRRLRQLLEPLALGAPETDVWA encoded by the coding sequence ATGCACAGGGTCGAACTCGCTTCTTGCAATCTCAAACCATTGGAAACCGCCTCGGACTGTCTGGGTGTTCAGGAGTATGACACCGTCGTCCGGGCGCACGTGTCCGAGCTGCACGCGGTGGCGCTGCGCCTGTGCCAGAACCCCGCGGACGCGAGGGACTTGGTTCAGGACACGCTGGAGCGGGGGCTGCGCCACCTGGACCGGTACACGCCGGGCACGGATGCACGGGCCTGGCTGATGACCATTCAGCGCCGGCTCTTCATCGACCGGTGCCGCGCGAAGGCGCAGCACCTGAAGCGGGACATCCCGATGGAGCGGGTGGAGGAGCGCCTCTGCGCCACCGGGCAGGAGGCGCTCCCAGGCTGGGCCGCCATCAGCCTCGATGAGCTGCGCGCGGCCCTGAGCCACCTTCCGGAGACCTTCCGGGCCATCTACCAACTGCACGCCTTGGAAGGCTGCTCCTATATCGAGATCGCGCAGAAGCTCGGAATCCCCAAGGCCACGGTGGGCACGCGGCTCATCCGGGCGCGCCGAAGGCTGCGTCAGCTCTTGGAGCCCCTGGCGCTGGGCGCCCCGGAGACGGATGTCTGGGCTTGA
- a CDS encoding response regulator transcription factor produces the protein MSPPVPRVLVVEDDLNLRLTLVDNLEEEGYAVTAASTLAEARAQVKGAGFDVVVLDLMLPDGDGYTLCRELRQANTSSRVLMLTARSLEEDVVKGFEVGADDYVPKPYRLRELLARIRALARRGAGAPPVPQAFAFDRFRVDLASRRVLNADGQALELTRTEFDLLVYLLRHAGMALTRDQILSSVWGTEVTVDGHTVDNFISNLRKKLEWTRHSQFEIRSVRGVGYRLDLLG, from the coding sequence ATGAGTCCTCCCGTTCCCCGCGTCCTCGTGGTCGAAGATGACCTGAACCTCCGGCTCACCCTGGTGGACAACCTCGAAGAGGAGGGCTACGCGGTGACGGCCGCCAGCACCCTGGCCGAGGCCCGCGCCCAGGTGAAGGGCGCAGGCTTCGACGTGGTGGTGCTCGACCTCATGCTCCCCGATGGCGATGGGTACACCCTGTGCCGGGAGCTGCGGCAGGCGAACACCTCCAGCCGTGTGCTCATGCTCACCGCGCGCTCCCTGGAAGAGGACGTGGTGAAGGGATTCGAGGTGGGGGCGGATGACTATGTGCCCAAGCCGTACCGCTTGCGTGAGTTGCTCGCGCGGATCCGCGCCCTGGCGCGCCGGGGGGCCGGGGCACCCCCGGTTCCCCAGGCGTTTGCCTTTGACCGCTTCCGGGTGGACCTGGCCTCCCGGCGTGTTCTGAACGCGGACGGCCAGGCGCTGGAGCTGACCCGCACCGAGTTCGACTTGCTTGTCTATCTTTTGCGCCACGCGGGCATGGCGCTCACGCGGGATCAAATCCTCTCCTCCGTATGGGGAACGGAGGTCACCGTGGATGGGCATACCGTGGACAACTTCATCTCCAACCTTCGCAAGAAGCTCGAGTGGACGCGCCACTCCCAGTTCGAGATCCGCTCCGTCCGGGGCGTGGGCTACCGCCTGGACCTGCTCGGGTAG